Genomic segment of Bacteroidota bacterium:
ACTGAGCTAACAACAAGCGGAGGCAGCATTCATCTTACTGATCTATCCGGCACTCAACGTTTTACTACTAGCGGTGGAAGCTTGCATGTTGATAAATTAAAGGGAAATGTAAAGGGGCGAACATCGGGTGGCAGCATTCATGCAAAAGATTGTAATGAAGACATTGATCTCACCACAAGTGGCGGCAGCATCGAAGCAGATAATTGCACCGGCAAAATAAAGCTGCTTACCTCCGGCGGCTCAATACGACTTAATAATCTAAATGGAAATATTGATGCTACTACCAGTGGAGGCAGTGTTCGCGGAGAACTTATTAAAGGAGAGCTTTTGGCTCATACTTCGGGTGGAAATATTGATTTGCAAAAATTATCATGCAGCCTTGAAACTTCAACGAGTGGTGGAAATATTGATATACAAATAATCGAGCTGGGCAAATATGCTAAGATAAGTAACTCAGGAGGTAGTATTAATGCAGAAATTCCAAATAAAGGGATAGACCTGAAAGTGAAAGGATCAAAAATTAAAACAGAAAAGCTGAGCAACTTCAGTGGATCAATTGAAGACGATGAGATAAACGGTAAACTAAACGGTGGGGGAATCCCGGTTACTATTAAAAATAGCGGTCGTATAAATCTTGTACTAAAATAACTGGCGGCAACCGGTTAAAGCATTGCGAATAGAATAAAATAAAAACTATGTTATTAAATCTGAAGAAAATCTTTAAATGGGTTAATGTAGGCGGGGCAAGAGTTTTTTTGCTGAAGGATATTGACCTTGAAGTAAAAGAAGGAGAATTTATTTCTATCATGGGGCCATCTGGTTCCGGTAAATCAACCTTGCTGAATGTAATTGGTATGCTGGATGGTTTTGATGAAGGCGAGTATCATTTCCTGCATGAGTCGGTTCATAAAATGAAAGAGAAGCAAAGATCTGCTTTGTATAAACAGTATATCGGGTTTGTTTTTCAGCAATATCATTTGATCGATGAGCTAACTGTTTATGAAAATATTGAAACACCTCTTATTTACCAGGATCTAAAAACTTCTGAACGTAAAGCAATGGTAGCCGATATGCTGGATCGTTTTAATATTGTTGGTAAGAAAGATCTGTTCCCAAGCCAGCTATCAGGCGGACAACAACAACTGGTAGGTATTGCGAGAGCATTGATCGCAAAACCAAAACTATTGCTCGCAGATGAACCTACAGGTAATCTCAATTCAAAACAGGGAGAAGAGATCATGGAATTATTTAAACAATTAAATAATGAGGGTGTTACCATTATCCAGGTTACTCACTCAGAAAAAAATGCAGGTTATGGCTCAAGGATAATTAGCCTGCTTGACGGAAGGATCGAAAACTAATAACAATTACCGGGCTTAAAACTCCGGAAGAATAAATAATATTAAACATCAAGATATGCGGATCGTAGTTTTATTTTTTATTGTAGCAACATATTCTGTTCAACTGTATTCACAGGAAAACAAAATGACGCTGAAGCAATGTATTGAAACAGGTATAAATAATAATATACGTGTAAAACAATCGGGCTTGCAAACAGAAGCTGCGGCCATTAACAGCCAGCAGGCAAAATCTGATATGCTTCCAAACCTAAATGGAAGTTTTGGATATGGACTTAACAAGGGACGAAATGTTGACCCACTGACCAACAGTTACATCAATCAACAACTCACATCATCCAATATTGGATTGAGCAGCGGCGTTGTTTTATTTAACGGTATGCGTCTGCAGAATTTGATCAAACAAAACAACCTGACTTATGAAGCTACCAAAATGGATCTGCAGCAATCGAAAGATAATTTAACGCTTAATATTATTCTTGCTTACCTGCAGGTGTTAAGCAATGAAGATATTCTTGTTATAAGTAAAGGACAGGCTGATGTAACTAAAAAACAAGTGGAGAGAATGGATGTAATGGTAAAGGAAGGCGCATCTGGAAACTATTTGCTGGCAGATCTAAAAGGACAACTGGCAACTGAGGAAATTTCTATCATTAATTCTGCAAATGCTGTAGAACAAGCCAAATTGAATCTGTGCCAGTTGATGAATATCGATTATAATTCAAAACTGCAATTAGAAAGAGATGAAGCATCATTATCTATTACAAGCTATGCGGCTAGTTCATCAGATATATATAATACAGCCTTGCAGCAGTTTGCTTTGATACGGGCAAATGAATTAAGAGTAAAAAGCGCTGAAAAAGCACTCAAGGTTTCACGATCCGGTTTTTACCCCACTATCAGCCTTAACGGAAATCTTTTCAGCAGTTATTCCAGTCTTGCAGAAACATTAACACCAACAACAACTAATGAAGTACAAACCGGTAGTTATGTGATCATTAATGGAATTCATAACCCGGTATTAAAACAGGAGCAAAATTACTCATCAACTAAAACAGCTTATACCAAACAGCTTAATAATAACATTGGTACTTACTTCGGGGTTAATATGCAGATACCATTATTCAATAGTTTTCAATCAAGGAACCAGGTGAAGCTATCTAATCTCAGTTTGAAGAACACAGAACTTGAATCAGAAAATTCTAAAACTCAGCTGAAACGTGAAATTGAACAGGCGCATCTTAATATGACTTCTTCCTATGACAGGTATAAAATTTTAACAGAGCAGGTCAGGGATTTTGAAGAATCATTCCGTGCTGCAGAGGTACGTTTTGAGAACGGTGTAATTAATTCTGCTGAATACCTCATCAGTAAAAATAATCTTGACAGAACAAAGGTCAATTTAACACAGGCACGGTATGAATATGTTTTCCGTACCCGTTTGCTGGATTATTTCCAGGGAGTTTTGAAGATCTAGAATAGAACTATACCCCGAATCACTTTCGGTTTCATTTACTAATTTTAGTAAATGGAAAAAGTCAATCTATCCGAAAAGTTTTCTCTCTTCTCCGAATATTGGAATCCAAAGATCGCCGGTAAGCTGAATGGCCAGCAAGTAAAGCTTGTGAAGTTCAAAGGCCCATTTGTCTGGCATCATCATGAGCAGGAGGATGAATTGTTTTATGTAGTGAAAGGAAGTTTTGATATGGAGTTCCTGGATAAAACAGTTACTGTCAATGAAGGTGAATTTATAATAGTGCCCAGGGGTGTTGAACATAGGCCCAATGCAAAAGACGAAGTGCATGTTGTTTTGTTTGAACCAGGAACCACATTGAACACTGGAAATATTAAGAATGAAATGACTATGGAGAATTTGGGGAGGGTTTGATGCTACGCTAAATATACAGACTCACCACAGTGGTGTAAAAGCATCATCTACTTTCTGCCAAGTTCGAGCTTATCGAGAATAGTATTGATCGTCTTCATGCTGAATGGTTTTCTGAGAAAGTAGTTGATACCTTCTGCCTTTGCTTTTTCTTCTATCCATTTCGCTGACTCGGCTGTCATCATAATAATTTTTATCTCTTCATCTGCGAGATGAATATTGCGAATAAAGTTTATACCTAATCCTTCCGGAAAACTATTGTCGAGAAAGATAACAGTAGGCTTCATATAACTCAGGTATTCTTCAGCTTCGTGTAACGAATAGACAGGTAAAGTCAATATCTTCCTTGCTTCGAGCATCGGAATTAACAGACGGCCAAGGTCTTCATCATCATCAATTATCATCGCGGTTTTAGCTAACATTAGTAGGGGTCGATTAGTGTAATGTTTGCAGAACAAAAATTCGGCCTCATTTTAATACTGGCTGTTTTTTGACTTGCCACATTCCCTTTCTTATAAGATGAGGATAATTCTCCACTATCAATAAATATTGGGGGTTTTATGTCACAGGTAAAGTTGCTACATGTAACGGGGGAAGTACTATCGTAATAGTTATATAGGAATATAAATTTCTGTTCAGTCGGCGCCTTCACAAAAAAGAGACTCCGATAAAACGGACTTAGATAAACTTTTTTTGCCACCGCATCAAGATCCGGCTGTTACTGGAAGTTTGATCGAATGAATTCAATTGCATTTTTATGCGTTCGTAATCTATCATTGTTTTCAATTTAACAAAAAACTATTTACATACAAAAGCCAAATCAACCCGAAACTTGCTTAAAAATAAACGTCGCCGTGGTATAAATTTTAATTTCTGCATCTTTGCTTTCCCAAAAATTTGCTATATGAAAGTTGCAGTGTTAGGCGCTGGAATGGTTGGCAGTGCTATCGCAATGGATCTTGCTTCCCGTCATCATGTTTCTGCATTTGATGTAAGCAATACTAATCTCGATATGCTGAAAAAAAGAAACCCAAGAATTGAAACACAGCAGGCAGATCTCAGTGATTATTCATCTTACCCGCAACATCTTTCTTCATTTGATATAATTGTTAACGCGGTTCCGGGCTTTATGGGCTATAAAGTACTGGAAGCTTCGATCAATTGCGGAAAGAATATTGTTGATATTTCTTTTTTTCCTGAAGATGTTTTGCAACTGGATAAACTGGCAAAAGAAAAAAGGGTTACAGTTATTACTGATTGTGGCGTAGCACCAGGTATGAGCAATTTCATTGTCGGCCGATATAATGAAGAAAT
This window contains:
- a CDS encoding TolC family protein; the encoded protein is MRIVVLFFIVATYSVQLYSQENKMTLKQCIETGINNNIRVKQSGLQTEAAAINSQQAKSDMLPNLNGSFGYGLNKGRNVDPLTNSYINQQLTSSNIGLSSGVVLFNGMRLQNLIKQNNLTYEATKMDLQQSKDNLTLNIILAYLQVLSNEDILVISKGQADVTKKQVERMDVMVKEGASGNYLLADLKGQLATEEISIINSANAVEQAKLNLCQLMNIDYNSKLQLERDEASLSITSYAASSSDIYNTALQQFALIRANELRVKSAEKALKVSRSGFYPTISLNGNLFSSYSSLAETLTPTTTNEVQTGSYVIINGIHNPVLKQEQNYSSTKTAYTKQLNNNIGTYFGVNMQIPLFNSFQSRNQVKLSNLSLKNTELESENSKTQLKREIEQAHLNMTSSYDRYKILTEQVRDFEESFRAAEVRFENGVINSAEYLISKNNLDRTKVNLTQARYEYVFRTRLLDYFQGVLKI
- a CDS encoding ABC transporter ATP-binding protein: MLLNLKKIFKWVNVGGARVFLLKDIDLEVKEGEFISIMGPSGSGKSTLLNVIGMLDGFDEGEYHFLHESVHKMKEKQRSALYKQYIGFVFQQYHLIDELTVYENIETPLIYQDLKTSERKAMVADMLDRFNIVGKKDLFPSQLSGGQQQLVGIARALIAKPKLLLADEPTGNLNSKQGEEIMELFKQLNNEGVTIIQVTHSEKNAGYGSRIISLLDGRIEN
- a CDS encoding cupin domain-containing protein; translation: MEKVNLSEKFSLFSEYWNPKIAGKLNGQQVKLVKFKGPFVWHHHEQEDELFYVVKGSFDMEFLDKTVTVNEGEFIIVPRGVEHRPNAKDEVHVVLFEPGTTLNTGNIKNEMTMENLGRV
- a CDS encoding response regulator, with translation MLAKTAMIIDDDEDLGRLLIPMLEARKILTLPVYSLHEAEEYLSYMKPTVIFLDNSFPEGLGINFIRNIHLADEEIKIIMMTAESAKWIEEKAKAEGINYFLRKPFSMKTINTILDKLELGRK